The genomic segment taattttcatttattgccTTTTTAGGTGTCAAACATTTTCTCTGACAAATGGATTGCAttgcttattatttattttaacctATGAAATTAGCCCAAATTGGGGCAAACTAGTCTTTACTCGCAATGATTAGTGAGGCACTTGATGAGGGTTCGGTCGACCCTATCCCTGCGGGCAGTGCAGGGATCGATCCAACGGCTCGAATTTTTccgagtcaatttttttttttacagggaggtgggcccggatcactcatatggagtgatccgggccgttcattgcccgtgcaggcaGATTGAAACAAGCCCTTGATGAGACGAGTAACACGTTAAGTTTCAtgaaaaaatcgaaaaaaaataaTAGGATGTACAAAAATCACTAGTAAACTTATATCATCAAAATTAGctaacaaatattataaaaaaataaaactgtaaAGAAATTTTGATACTACATTGACATATCATAGTTAGTTAGTACGAGATcttcaaatttaataatataatacagATAATTTTTGTAAGAGAAATAAACGTCAAATATACTAAGTACAAGGAAGTTAATTGCGAAAAATTCTTGCTTTATTCAtaactctttttaaaacttgtaattaactaaggacaaaaacttgtgtgagacggtctcacgagtcgtattttgtgagacagatatcttatttgggtcatccataaaaaatattattttttttgctaagagtattactttttattgtaaatatcggtaggatttatctgtctcacagataaagatccgtaagaccgtctcacaagagacctagtTTTAACTAATTGCACATAAGTCAAATTCATCTTCCTAGTGGCCGATGTCGGCTGAAATTAATGTAAGAACTTGTAACGTGACCGTAGATGTGGACTTTTTTTTAAAGgacactaattttaaaaaatcatgcgTGAGATGTTACAAATTAGAGGCAAAAGTTAATGTCACATatgtttggattttttttaatatcatttCGAAAATATCCAAAgtaacttttattttaaaacgtgtttagtttttttctttttccaaaattgatttgatgtttctttgaatattttttaaaaaaatgtgtttGGATTTTTTGGACAACATTATataattgaaaatttaaaagcaTATATGTGGGAAAGTGTTTTATTTAAATCTGATGTACGATAGATTTCTATTTTGCAAATGAAAGAGcattttcatattattttcaataaaattttaaacaattttccaaaattcatttaaattttataaaatatatttaataaaagaaTTAGATGATATAACTTTGATTTGGACATTACAACCGTCAGAGAAAAAAATGACAAGCGTACTAGGTAATCGAGGATTAATAGAGGTGATATATCCTCCgatatcaaaaaatatatatcatatatcatttaaaaaaacatttacgATCGAGATTTCGTTATGATATcggtatatattattttatatcgaAAAAatactttatattttttaaaattttaactttattatataaaaaacatatatttttaaatttatatatattatttcagtatttcggtatataccgaaattttcaaatttcatatcgttattataccgaaaatttcgataACTTCAATATTTTTCTATACGATAACCtcgatataccgaaaattcgatattttttcaTTTACTCCACGTTAAAAATATAGGATACTAAAGAACACATTTTGCACGTTTAAGTATGGGTCGAGGTGTCGACCATAGTCGCTTTTATGAAAAGATTTGATGTGTAACCAGATTGTCTTTTATTGCTTGCCAACTGCCGCAATACAACCTTAAACGTGTTTACTTTCTCGTGTACGTCGGTCTCCAAGATTTGGGGGAAGTTTTGGTACATCACACCATGTTTTTAACTGTCTCAGAATAAATATGTTTTTTCTTAGACCGGACTTGTAGCCCAGTGGTCTCACCCGTCAGATTAGATGGCTCTCTTCCTCGGGTTCGATCCCCCTCCCCGCGTgtgttataataataataaaaaaagatgtaattattatttattcattttttagaaaattttaaaaaatgtagtGTTTGATTAcaaaagtttaaattttttggggaaattttttaaaatatcaatatacaatatatttattgataatttagTATAATTAAAAGATAAATCTATCCTTTTCGATACCATCTTCTTTCTCTTAACGAACTTTTAAAGTccaatttatttgaatttatgcGTACAAAGATTTTAACCTATTCAAATAGaatagaataaaattttattttaaatataattattaacaCTCATATTGAGTAGTATGAGAGCTTCTGAGCCCAAGCTCAAGCCCAAGCCAATATCGGTCTCTGCCTATATCCTTAGGCAATTTGCTTGGCCCATTGAACATCTCAAatcaaatatcataaattttgaaattactCATTTGATTTAACTTGTAGATATAAAATCATTAAGTTTAccatttattataatattactTTGACTGTATTTATTTAGGTAATCTCCGACCCTTAATTCTattacagtgcaagttttgcacTAAAATAGTTGAATTTCTGTACCAAATCCAACATCCAACTACAACCCATTTACTTCTAATCTTACAccaaaaagaatatttttttttattttaaatatatgaatcgttatattttatatttatatttgtgtTAAATTAACATTTTCAATTGTTATATTGTATTTTTACAAATTGTATTATtccattaaaattttcatttgtattttactattatattatttataaatatttaaatcaaaccattagttaaatgtttttgattaatataaataaaattatttaaaaatctatttataaatttatttgattaaatattgtaatttttatgattaaatatctaattattaaaataataaaattaatattatactatttttaaataatatttataatctttAATACAAATatctataataaataataacaaaaaaatttaaaaatgtaaaCAAAAAAATAGGAGTTTGCGCCAAATTAACGCAGAGAAAATGGGGCTGCGCTATTGGAGAACATCTCCATGCACCAAAATGTTAGAGTTGGAGATGCTGTTAGGATCATGCATTTggtttttctttaaataaaaactaGTTGTggaaggaaaaataaaaaatatcgaCCAATTACAGTTTACAAACAAACTCGTTGAGAGTAATAACACTTAATTTTCAAACAAATTCGTGGAGAGTAATAACacttaattgttacattttGCACCAATTACAACAGGAATAAAATATTGTTGGAGATAGTAGATCACTTCAATGCATACTTGGTGATTCCAACAAAATGAGTTTTCAAAAAGTACTCATCCCATTGAACATACTTCGGATCAAAATTCAACAAGTTCATACTCGTTTGCGAGCTTCTGATTTTCATTCGCAAATTTTTAGTGTTAGCGTCGTCGAATCTGAAAACAAGAACATCAAATAATACCCATTATGCTCGGGggacaaaaaatttgaaaacgtGACCTAATTAGTATGTAAGAAAGAACAAGGTTAAGAAAACCTACATTCCTTGGAAGAATATGTAAGGTTTGTAGAGCTCTGCTAGACGCATAGCATGACTGATACGTCGTTTGGCACTGGTGTATGCACTTTCAAAATGGTTGCAACATATCACGTTCACATATTGCAATGCCTGCAAaatcaaatatataaataaacaatATAATACAATAATTGTAAGAACATAGGAGTGGTATATATTTGTTCATCTAGCATATGTAAACAAGGAGAAAAAAAGTAATTGAAAACAACTAATTACTTGAGGTTTACAGGGTCTCGAAGTCGAGATCTGTCTCATTTTTTAGACACATGGCTGCACTGAACCAAAATACCAGTGGTGAATCGCGAAATTTTGGTTCTTCAAAGAGTTAAAATACCATTTTTCCTATAAAAAAATTGCATAAACAATAAGAAATAATTTTGGGCTATAAAGTACATAGATACTAACCTTGACAAATGGCAGGTAATGAGTTGTAATATATCTGTGAAAGCTTGCCATGGTATTTAAAGTATTAGGTTGGCCTACTTTTATAGGTTTTCCTCTGCCATCCGACAATGGGTTCTCAGTTAGAAACCGATACATTAGCCACTTTACGTCTGCAAATTTTAGAGGATTACACTTGGAAGAACCAATATGATATATGGATAATCTTGATTCATCACTTTTTGGAAGTGGCGCGGCTGCTACTGCCATTGCTGCAATCATACAATTTACCACCATGTCTCCTGGTATCTGTTAAATTTTGTTTCAGTTACACACAAAATCGAACTATCAAATTCTTAAATATTTGTCAAAATTATATCCTAATAATGTAGAAAATACTAGAACATATTTAAGGCTATATATAAACTGTTTGAGCTTATAAGtttggtgattttttttttttaaaaaagagccTATAAGCTGTCAAAATAAACTAAagatgtttttaaaaaaattgagttacttcaacttattttttaaaatcttatttgaatataattcaAGATCAAATTATctttattaattttatcataTATCAAATCTACTATCGTAtaatatattatgcaagtagtaataataataaaaataaatattattatatacaataattaataattactattatttgccataaataaaattataattatacgaattacataataatattattttaatacatTTACTAATAAATAATagcaataattaataatataattgttattataatttattgctattttattttaataatattaatattattaaaataattttacaaaaattgataataattattatagtaTTAATAACAATATTAATAATTGTTATATTTATGATTAACATTatcatatttaataaataataattaaaaataattattttttatttttataatgttatgttttttgataattaatattttaaaaaatcttataGTACCAAACACATCAATATATTTAAGATATACTGTTTAATTTTATCCAAACACTTTAACAACTTACTTTTAAAATAAGCTCATACAACTTATAAGCTCGATAATTTTATACACTGTTTTAAATAAGTTTAGCAAAACACTttctaaacataaataaatagaaaacTACTCTATGATCACGTGGGAGAatcttttaaacttaaatatagCCATGAACTATATGGACCACATTAATATTCGGTTTCTAGATATGATGATTTTAATGTAACGATATAGCGGATACACAAATGaatttttgacatttttacaaaaataattgGATTCAAGTTTCTCTGGAATTCAATGTTTTCGTGTATATATGTTGTTAAATTTGTACTATTTTGTGGACTCATTGCAAAATAGTTGTGGTTAATGGGTTTAAACttaaatacaaggaaatttcTAAATTCATCATTAATTAAGTTGGTCTTTTTTGAGTTATTTGGTTTACATCATGTGAATTTGGTTCGTTTGTGcatatatttcaattaaattTGAGTGATTACTATGACAGACAATGCTGACGtgatataaaaattattgatgTGCATGGACTTAACATAccaatgaaataagattaaatggttttttttttttttactaacaACAAACTTACACTTCCAAGACCTAATTTGAATTAGgaccaaaacaaaaaaatatgtcAACTTAATTAGAGGattattttagaaaattttccCCTTTATATgcacaaaaattaataaatcgATACTTTTGAGGAACCATGCCATGTTACTTAAAATTAGAAACATAATACGTTAGATATATAGGTAGACCAACTTACCATGTCAAGTGTTGACCCAGGATCACCTACGAAAAATTTCAGTTTCCCTTTTCCATAGGCAACAAAGATGCTGTCCAAAGTTCTGTCATCAACAAATtaatgaacaattaaaaattgtGAATTGTTTGCAAATtagtcataaaaataaatagttttaggatatcgaattcatatgctttTTTGGATGAACAAAATCTGACTGAATTTTAAATCCACTTTACATCTACTTAAACAATTTCAATAATAATTGTAGTGATTTGAAAtctatacctcaaatcgaatcCAACGATGCAATAAACGCAACAATATGAGAAAAATCACTACCTTAAACCTTCAATCCAACCAGAGAATGGTTCTGTTATAGTGCTTGTTATTATAGTGGGACGTAGTATAATAAGATTGGCCTTTTCCTTGAAATTCTCCAAAACCATCTCTCCCATTGCCTTTGTAAACACGTACGTATTCGGCCATCCATGTAGCATTGCTCTGATTAATTCaaaaatcccaaaatttatataattaagaaGTTTCAATTCATCAAAATCTTTAGATCCATCCACACTCAAATATGAAATGGCTACAAACCTTTCAATGCCTAAATCCTTCATAGCCCTTGTGATTTCTTTCTCTGTTGCATTCTGTGTTTGAAGTTCCCTCAGCCTTTCCTTCGCGATCTTCGTCTCCGTGTTAATGTCTAAATAAGATATCTTAGCTCCATCAAGGGTGTCTCCCTTATGAAATGCTCTCTCTGGTAAGAGTCCAACACCATTGCCATGTACATATGCTATTCATGGTAATTAAAAAAAAGGCAAGCTGTTAGTTATTTGGTCCTCTAAGTTTCAAAGTTTGATTTTGGTGTATTAACTTCGATTTTTTTGGCTTTCAGCCTTATTTTACCAGAGTACTAGCACGTCACAGGAAAATGCTTATATGA from the Primulina tabacum isolate GXHZ01 chromosome 8, ASM2559414v2, whole genome shotgun sequence genome contains:
- the LOC142553559 gene encoding putative fatty acyl-CoA reductase 4 — translated: MQFSFAMEEIEIVQYFEGKTIFITGATGFLAKIFLEKILRVQPNVKKLFLLIRPTSERSIEQRLHEEIIGIDLFRVLREGMRDDLSSLLEKVIPISGDIANDNLGILDSELRHNMLREIDIIVNSAATTNFDERYDVALAINALGAMHVENFARKCSKLETLLHVSTAYVHGNGVGLLPERAFHKGDTLDGAKISYLDINTETKIAKERLRELQTQNATEKEITRAMKDLGIERAMLHGWPNTYVFTKAMGEMVLENFKEKANLIILRPTIITSTITEPFSGWIEGLRTLDSIFVAYGKGKLKFFVGDPGSTLDMIPGDMVVNCMIAAMAVAAAPLPKSDESRLSIYHIGSSKCNPLKFADVKWLMYRFLTENPLSDGRGKPIKVGQPNTLNTMASFHRYITTHYLPFVKALQYVNVICCNHFESAYTSAKRRISHAMRLAELYKPYIFFQGIFDDANTKNLRMKIRSSQTSMNLLNFDPKYVQWDEYFLKTHFVGITKYALK